In Thalassotalea fonticola, a single genomic region encodes these proteins:
- the arsJ gene encoding organoarsenical effux MFS transporter ArsJ: MRSFSQLCDKISPQIKQYLVITGNYWAFTLTDGALRMLVVLYFHQLGYSPLNIAMLFLFYEIFGVITNLIGGWLGARLGLNKTMNIGLGIQIIALFMLTVPAELLTIVYVMVAQALSGIAKDLNKMSAKSSIKLLVPDDAESKLYQWVAILTGSKNTLKGVGFFLGGLLLTLFEFRGAIVIMLVLLTLVWLFSLYALKQDLGKAQNKPKFKDLFSKSPAINILSAARLFLFGARDVWFVVALPVFLAVTFAWDHWWVGGFMACWVIGYGVVQSVAPHFTGKKQGKVPSGQTALKWACYLAIIPMIIAVALHFDYQIKIAVIAGLLVFGAIFAINSSLHSYLIVSFASKDGVSLDVGFYYMANAMGRLLGTVLSGWVYQNYGLQMCLWISTLFVATAAMLSTKLPK; encoded by the coding sequence TTGCGCTCTTTCAGTCAGCTATGTGACAAAATTTCACCGCAAATAAAACAGTACTTGGTTATTACCGGTAATTACTGGGCTTTTACTTTAACCGATGGCGCCCTGCGCATGTTGGTGGTGTTGTATTTTCATCAATTGGGGTACAGCCCGCTTAATATTGCCATGCTGTTTTTGTTTTATGAAATATTCGGCGTGATCACCAACTTAATTGGTGGCTGGCTCGGCGCTAGGCTTGGTCTCAATAAAACCATGAATATTGGCTTGGGCATACAGATAATTGCGCTTTTCATGCTTACGGTACCGGCAGAATTACTGACTATCGTTTATGTTATGGTGGCCCAAGCTTTATCAGGTATTGCCAAAGATTTGAACAAAATGAGTGCCAAAAGTTCGATTAAACTATTGGTACCTGATGATGCAGAAAGTAAGCTGTATCAATGGGTAGCCATTTTAACCGGTTCAAAAAACACCTTAAAAGGAGTTGGTTTCTTTTTAGGTGGCTTGTTATTGACCTTGTTTGAATTTCGCGGTGCTATTGTCATTATGCTGGTACTGCTTACCCTGGTCTGGTTATTTAGTTTGTACGCACTAAAACAAGATCTAGGTAAAGCGCAAAATAAACCTAAATTTAAAGACTTATTTTCTAAAAGTCCGGCGATCAATATTCTCTCAGCTGCGCGGTTATTTTTATTTGGTGCTCGTGATGTTTGGTTTGTTGTCGCCTTGCCAGTATTTCTAGCCGTCACTTTTGCCTGGGATCACTGGTGGGTTGGCGGTTTTATGGCTTGCTGGGTCATTGGTTATGGGGTTGTGCAATCAGTAGCACCACATTTTACCGGGAAAAAGCAAGGTAAAGTTCCTTCCGGTCAAACTGCGTTAAAGTGGGCTTGTTATTTAGCCATTATTCCGATGATTATTGCTGTTGCACTGCATTTTGACTATCAAATCAAAATAGCAGTTATAGCTGGCCTTTTAGTATTCGGCGCTATATTTGCGATTAACTCATCATTACACAGCTATTTAATTGTAAGCTTTGCTAGCAAAGATGGGGTATCTCTGGATGTGGGTTTTTATTATATGGCCAATGCCATGGGTAGACTATTAGGTACGGTATTATCAGGTTGGGTATACCAAAACTATGGCCTGCAAATGTGTTTATGGATCTCAACACTATTTGTCGCAACAGCAGCAATGCTTTCCACTAAATTACCAAAATAA
- a CDS encoding ArsJ-associated glyceraldehyde-3-phosphate dehydrogenase: protein MTIKIGINGFGRMGRLSMRAAFDMAEVEIVHINDPAGDAKTLAHLMTFDSVHGRWHHEATHQDNNMLINGNTITCSQNSAIEDTNWSDCDVVIEASGKIKTKALLQPYLKQGVKRVVVTAPVKEDGVLNIVLGVNEHLYEKELHPIVTAASCTTNCLAPVVKVLHEKIGIKHGSMTTIHDITNTQTILDAPHKDLRRARACGMSLIPTTTGSATAITHIFPELSGKLNGHAIRVPLANASITDCVFEVERGTTVEEVNNLFKAAAENELNGIMGFEERPLVSIDYKTDPRSSIIDALSTMVVNSTQVKLYVWYDNEWGYANRTAELARIVGMQDQE, encoded by the coding sequence ATGACAATTAAAATTGGTATTAATGGTTTTGGCCGAATGGGCCGATTATCAATGCGCGCTGCATTTGATATGGCTGAAGTTGAAATTGTTCACATTAATGACCCAGCAGGAGATGCAAAAACGCTTGCGCATTTAATGACGTTCGACTCAGTTCACGGCCGTTGGCATCATGAAGCGACCCATCAAGACAACAATATGTTGATCAATGGAAATACTATTACATGTTCTCAAAACAGTGCGATAGAAGATACCAACTGGTCAGATTGTGATGTTGTAATAGAGGCATCCGGTAAAATTAAAACCAAAGCTTTATTACAACCATATTTAAAACAAGGGGTAAAACGAGTAGTTGTTACCGCACCGGTGAAAGAAGATGGCGTACTAAATATCGTATTAGGCGTGAATGAGCATCTTTATGAAAAAGAGCTGCACCCTATTGTTACCGCAGCTTCATGTACTACTAATTGTTTAGCGCCAGTAGTAAAAGTTCTACATGAAAAAATCGGTATTAAGCACGGTTCAATGACCACCATTCATGACATTACCAATACCCAAACAATTTTAGATGCCCCCCACAAAGATCTTCGCCGTGCTCGTGCTTGTGGCATGAGTTTAATTCCCACAACTACCGGCTCAGCTACCGCAATCACCCACATTTTTCCTGAATTGTCAGGTAAGCTAAATGGGCATGCTATTCGTGTTCCGCTAGCAAATGCTTCTATTACCGATTGTGTGTTTGAAGTAGAACGAGGCACTACGGTTGAAGAAGTTAACAACTTATTTAAAGCTGCCGCAGAAAATGAGCTAAACGGTATTATGGGCTTTGAAGAACGTCCTTTAGTATCAATCGATTATAAAACAGATCCACGCTCAAGTATTATTGATGCACTTTCAACCATGGTAGTTAACTCTACTCAAGTGAAGCTTTATGTCTGGTATGACAATGAATGGGGTTATGCAAATAGAACCGCTGAATTAGCTCGTATAGTTGGTATGCAAGATCAGGAATAA
- a CDS encoding metalloregulator ArsR/SmtB family transcription factor, translating to MTPTQLFKSLADETRIKSLMLINLEEELCVCELMVALEDSQPKISRHLAQLKKSGILVDRKQSQWVYYRINPHLPDWAKQIINQTSSANSEFLQLNLNNLIAMGDRPERLKSCCD from the coding sequence ATGACTCCTACCCAACTATTTAAGAGCCTTGCAGATGAAACCCGTATCAAAAGCTTGATGCTAATTAACTTAGAAGAAGAGCTATGTGTATGCGAATTAATGGTTGCTCTGGAAGATAGTCAGCCTAAAATATCCCGCCATTTGGCCCAGCTTAAAAAGTCTGGGATATTGGTTGACAGAAAACAGAGTCAATGGGTTTATTACCGAATAAATCCCCACTTACCGGATTGGGCAAAACAAATTATCAATCAAACCTCATCAGCTAACTCAGAATTTTTACAACTTAATTTAAACAACTTAATTGCAATGGGCGATCGACCCGAACGCTTAAAAAGCTGCTGTGATTAA
- a CDS encoding carboxymuconolactone decarboxylase family protein — protein MLKFTLYSLDTAPTDAKPLLENSIKSFGMLPNLHAVMAECPQLLNSYQQAHNLFQSTSFNNEELTVVWQTINIEHNCHYCIPAHTAIAHMMEVDKAIIASLLNSTPLDNNKLETLRITTLAMVRNRGELSTIELENFFDAGYGKQQLLEIVLGISQKIMSNYTNHLANTPVDEPFKAFM, from the coding sequence ATGCTCAAGTTTACTCTTTATAGCCTTGATACTGCACCAACTGATGCTAAGCCTCTACTTGAAAATTCAATTAAATCATTTGGTATGCTGCCAAACTTACATGCAGTAATGGCCGAATGTCCGCAATTACTTAACAGCTATCAGCAAGCCCATAATTTGTTTCAAAGTACTTCCTTTAACAATGAAGAGTTAACTGTTGTTTGGCAAACCATAAATATTGAGCATAATTGTCATTATTGTATTCCGGCCCATACTGCGATTGCTCATATGATGGAAGTTGATAAAGCGATAATAGCCTCGTTGCTTAATAGCACGCCATTAGATAATAACAAACTTGAGACTTTGCGAATTACGACATTAGCTATGGTTAGAAATCGTGGCGAGTTATCTACAATTGAATTAGAGAACTTTTTCGACGCTGGTTATGGTAAACAGCAACTGTTAGAGATAGTTTTGGGGATCTCACAAAAAATAATGAGTAATTACACCAACCACTTGGCTAACACGCCAGTTGACGAGCCTTTTAAAGCTTTTATGTAA
- a CDS encoding cytochrome b: MTKQTINSYGSISKLLHWLSALTIIGLFALGFWMVELTYYSSWYKTAPHWHKSIGIILLFATAIRMVYKVKQPKVLAIANHSKLVKKASSLTHKLLYLMLIVLMISGYLISTADERAIDVFNWFSIPSLGELFNNQEDISGLIHKYLAYSLIALVVVHAGAAIKHHVIDKDDTLKRMTSK, translated from the coding sequence ATGACTAAACAAACAATTAATTCATACGGTTCAATCAGCAAACTTTTACATTGGTTAAGTGCACTAACCATTATAGGGTTATTTGCTTTAGGATTTTGGATGGTTGAACTTACTTATTACAGCAGTTGGTATAAAACTGCGCCGCATTGGCATAAAAGTATTGGTATTATATTGCTATTTGCTACAGCGATAAGAATGGTTTACAAAGTAAAACAACCAAAAGTTTTAGCTATTGCGAATCATTCAAAGCTAGTAAAAAAAGCTTCATCATTGACTCATAAATTACTCTACTTGATGTTGATAGTATTAATGATCAGCGGCTACTTAATTTCTACAGCTGATGAAAGAGCAATAGATGTATTTAATTGGTTCTCAATACCTAGTTTAGGCGAACTGTTTAATAATCAAGAAGATATCTCTGGATTAATACATAAATATTTAGCCTATAGCTTAATAGCCTTGGTAGTTGTTCATGCCGGTGCTGCAATTAAACACCATGTTATCGATAAAGATGACACCTTAAAAAGAATGACCTCAAAATAA
- a CDS encoding YceI family protein, with product MNKLLISTALLGLVAVMPAKAADYVVDYQGAHASVNFKVKHLGYSWLTGRFNKFEGTFSYDESNIAASKVTIKIDTASVDSNHAERDKHLKSGDFLDVSKFSTATFESTKVADKGNGKLAITGNFTLQGITKELVIDTVKIGEGDDPWGGYRLGFSGTTSIKMSDFGYKSDFGEILFDLHIEGVRQ from the coding sequence ATGAACAAATTATTAATATCTACAGCATTACTCGGTTTAGTTGCTGTTATGCCAGCAAAAGCTGCAGATTATGTTGTTGATTATCAAGGAGCGCATGCTTCTGTTAACTTTAAAGTAAAGCATTTAGGATATAGCTGGTTAACGGGCCGTTTTAACAAGTTTGAAGGCACATTTAGCTATGATGAAAGCAATATTGCTGCGTCAAAAGTAACCATTAAAATTGATACCGCATCAGTTGATTCTAACCATGCAGAGCGTGATAAACATTTAAAATCGGGTGATTTTTTAGATGTAAGTAAATTTTCTACTGCCACGTTTGAAAGTACGAAAGTTGCAGATAAGGGTAATGGCAAGTTGGCAATTACCGGTAACTTTACTCTACAGGGTATAACCAAAGAGCTTGTTATCGATACAGTAAAAATTGGTGAAGGGGACGACCCATGGGGTGGTTACCGTTTAGGGTTTAGTGGCACAACGTCGATCAAAATGAGTGATTTTGGTTATAAGTCAGATTTTGGTGAGATCTTATTTGACTTACACATTGAAGGCGTACGCCAGTAA
- the elyC gene encoding envelope biogenesis factor ElyC, which produces MDLFTLKKLIGELLMPLPIIIVTLFIGLFLLKHRPVLAKGLLSIATLALLLLSAMPVANRLIVNLEQQFPVYSPIAEKLDYIVILGCSHTSDASLAATQELNICSLQRLTEGLRIANLHPEAIIITSGAAIYDVSSNAEKVKQAAIELGFDSNNIITETRPKDTEDEALYISPLLIDKNFALITNANHMPRSMAYFENQGVKPIAAPTGFFVKDFSGNKRWQTYFPDPNQLNKSTTSWYETLGLIWQWLKG; this is translated from the coding sequence GTGGATTTATTTACCTTAAAAAAGCTTATTGGCGAACTACTTATGCCGCTACCAATAATAATTGTTACCTTGTTTATTGGTTTGTTTTTATTGAAACACCGACCGGTGCTAGCCAAAGGTTTGCTCAGTATAGCAACACTTGCCTTACTATTGCTTTCTGCTATGCCGGTTGCAAATCGGTTGATTGTAAATTTAGAACAACAATTCCCAGTTTACAGTCCTATAGCGGAGAAGCTCGATTATATCGTTATATTAGGCTGTAGTCATACAAGTGATGCAAGTCTTGCCGCAACACAAGAATTAAATATTTGCTCTTTACAACGTCTAACAGAAGGCTTACGAATTGCAAATTTACACCCTGAAGCTATTATTATCACCTCAGGTGCAGCTATTTATGATGTTAGCTCAAACGCGGAAAAAGTTAAACAAGCCGCAATAGAGCTAGGGTTTGATAGCAATAATATCATCACCGAAACTCGTCCTAAAGATACTGAAGATGAAGCGCTTTACATTTCGCCTTTATTAATTGATAAAAACTTTGCATTAATCACTAATGCCAACCATATGCCCCGCTCTATGGCTTACTTTGAAAATCAAGGTGTGAAGCCAATTGCCGCACCTACTGGATTTTTTGTAAAAGATTTTAGTGGCAATAAACGTTGGCAAACCTACTTTCCTGACCCGAACCAATTAAATAAAAGTACGACAAGTTGGTATGAAACTTTAGGGTTAATTTGGCAGTGGCTTAAAGGCTAA
- the lysC gene encoding lysine-sensitive aspartokinase 3, with protein sequence MSNIALNVAKFGGTSVADHEAMLRCAQIIKSQPETRVVVVSASAGVTNHLVTLSQKVLTSEERSTIIEDIRVIQYNITQHLSAEANLNNQIDEVLKSLTELAKQQDTLQTAKTGDAILACGERMSSIVFAEVLRSINVAGVAFDVRDVMQTNSLYGKAVVDIEALATNCAQSLTPLLTKQVIVTQGFIGKDGLGNTTTLGRGGSDYSAALIAEAIGATGLSIWTDVVGIFTTDPRIASSARAIPEISFGEAAEMATFGAKILHPATLIPAMRSSIPVFVGSSREPEAGGTQIMQEVASKPTYRSIALRREQTLVTVKSPAMLHASGFLAQVFGILAKHELSVDLITTSEISVALTFDNPTGSTQALINQAVVEELEQLCEVTVEHELCLIAIVGNGLDASSGLGSSIFNNIEDINIRMICHGASSNNLCFLVNEADGNNVVETLHDKLFV encoded by the coding sequence ATGTCAAATATCGCGTTAAACGTTGCCAAGTTCGGTGGAACAAGTGTTGCTGATCACGAGGCTATGCTTCGCTGTGCCCAAATTATAAAATCTCAACCCGAAACCCGCGTTGTGGTCGTGTCTGCAAGTGCCGGCGTTACCAATCATTTGGTAACGTTATCGCAAAAGGTGTTAACCAGCGAAGAGCGAAGCACGATTATTGAAGATATCCGCGTAATTCAATATAACATTACCCAGCATTTATCAGCTGAAGCTAATTTAAATAATCAAATAGATGAAGTACTTAAATCTCTAACTGAATTAGCTAAACAGCAAGACACACTGCAAACAGCGAAAACTGGTGATGCTATTTTGGCTTGTGGTGAGCGTATGAGCTCTATCGTATTTGCCGAGGTATTACGCAGTATTAATGTTGCAGGTGTTGCCTTTGATGTTCGCGATGTGATGCAAACCAATAGTTTGTACGGCAAAGCCGTGGTTGATATTGAAGCACTAGCAACTAACTGTGCACAGAGTTTAACACCTTTACTTACAAAGCAAGTGATTGTCACTCAAGGCTTTATTGGCAAAGATGGTTTAGGAAATACAACGACTTTAGGCCGTGGTGGTTCAGACTATTCAGCCGCATTAATTGCAGAAGCTATTGGCGCAACAGGCTTGTCTATATGGACGGATGTGGTCGGCATATTTACTACCGATCCTCGTATTGCCAGTTCAGCTCGAGCTATTCCTGAAATTAGTTTTGGCGAAGCGGCAGAAATGGCAACTTTCGGCGCTAAAATATTACACCCTGCAACCCTTATTCCTGCAATGCGCAGCTCCATCCCGGTTTTTGTTGGGTCAAGTCGGGAGCCTGAAGCGGGAGGCACGCAAATTATGCAAGAAGTAGCATCTAAACCGACATATCGTTCAATTGCACTTCGCCGTGAACAAACACTGGTAACAGTAAAAAGCCCGGCGATGTTACATGCAAGTGGTTTCTTGGCACAGGTGTTTGGCATTTTAGCGAAACATGAACTGAGTGTTGATTTAATTACCACCTCTGAAATCTCAGTTGCACTTACCTTTGATAACCCTACAGGGTCAACACAAGCATTGATTAATCAAGCTGTTGTTGAAGAGTTAGAACAACTTTGTGAAGTTACTGTCGAGCATGAGTTATGTTTAATCGCTATTGTGGGTAATGGTTTAGATGCATCGAGTGGTCTAGGCAGCAGTATCTTCAATAATATCGAAGATATAAATATACGCATGATTTGTCATGGCGCAAGTTCGAATAATTTATGTTTCTTAGTGAATGAAGCTGACGGCAATAATGTAGTCGAGACGCTGCATGATAAGTTATTTGTATAA
- a CDS encoding HlyD family secretion protein: MDLIIILTYTAICIAIFKIFKLPLNKWTVPTAVLGGIAILSALLLIMNYNHPYAKYAKEIFVTIPIVPQVTGTVATVEVVPNVEVKKGTVLFTLENTQQTIALKQAEAALAESKNAVLQKDESLVAAISQVKKAQAERDRTKASYDRVKDGHEKAGVNSPFTQQELDNKLNFYLSAEATLTTAKSEERRLRLVTESKILGENTQVAQLQAVRDKAQLDYDRTFIKAPVDGMPTQVGIRPGTRATSLPLAPVMSFIPTEKRKIAALFFQNSLRRLEDGLAAEVILDAVPGKVFTGKFVSILPAMAEGQIQAFGTLIPASVISKGGFVIGIIELDEDLSDYNLPLGVQGQAVVINHKHDILHVSMVRKILLRMMAWLKYVYPIK; encoded by the coding sequence ATGGACTTAATTATCATCTTAACCTATACCGCTATTTGTATTGCCATATTCAAAATATTTAAATTGCCGCTTAATAAATGGACAGTACCAACGGCTGTTCTAGGCGGGATAGCCATTCTCTCTGCGCTGTTATTAATAATGAATTACAACCATCCTTATGCTAAATATGCGAAAGAGATATTTGTCACCATTCCTATTGTTCCGCAAGTTACCGGAACCGTGGCTACGGTAGAAGTAGTACCTAATGTTGAAGTAAAAAAAGGCACGGTGTTATTCACCCTTGAAAATACTCAACAGACGATAGCTTTAAAGCAAGCTGAAGCAGCCCTGGCAGAATCGAAAAATGCGGTTTTACAAAAAGATGAATCACTTGTTGCCGCTATTTCACAAGTTAAAAAAGCACAAGCTGAAAGAGATAGAACTAAAGCTAGTTATGACAGGGTTAAAGATGGCCATGAAAAAGCAGGCGTGAATTCACCTTTTACACAACAAGAACTAGATAATAAACTTAATTTCTACTTATCTGCAGAAGCGACATTAACCACAGCTAAATCTGAAGAACGTCGTTTACGCTTGGTAACTGAATCCAAAATTCTTGGTGAAAATACACAAGTAGCACAGCTTCAAGCAGTTAGAGATAAAGCGCAATTAGATTATGATCGAACGTTTATAAAAGCACCCGTTGATGGTATGCCGACTCAAGTAGGCATTAGGCCCGGTACACGAGCGACATCTTTACCGCTAGCTCCGGTAATGAGTTTTATTCCAACAGAAAAGCGTAAGATAGCCGCATTGTTCTTTCAAAACTCTTTGCGCCGTTTAGAAGATGGCTTAGCCGCTGAAGTCATTCTCGATGCTGTGCCAGGTAAAGTGTTTACAGGTAAGTTCGTTTCAATATTACCGGCGATGGCAGAAGGTCAAATTCAAGCGTTTGGCACGCTAATACCGGCCAGTGTGATCAGTAAAGGTGGCTTTGTTATTGGCATCATTGAACTTGATGAAGATTTATCCGACTATAACCTGCCATTAGGCGTACAAGGACAAGCAGTAGTGATCAATCATAAACACGACATCCTACACGTGTCTATGGTACGTAAAATTTTACTTAGAATGATGGCCTGGCTTAAATATGTTTACCCAATCAAATAA
- a CDS encoding DUF3302 domain-containing protein translates to MLEYFALFLVFFVIIFLFYGIIVIHDIPYEIAVHRNHPQKEAIHVAGWISLFTLGAIWPFLWIWASLNKTQLHVKNVDSSDDIDNLSKQLSSLKEEVSNLKQQINKEG, encoded by the coding sequence ATGCTCGAGTACTTTGCACTATTTCTCGTCTTTTTTGTCATTATCTTTCTTTTCTATGGGATTATTGTTATTCATGATATTCCTTATGAAATAGCGGTACATCGCAATCACCCGCAAAAAGAAGCCATTCACGTAGCTGGTTGGATAAGCTTGTTTACATTAGGCGCAATTTGGCCATTTTTATGGATTTGGGCAAGCTTAAATAAAACCCAATTACATGTGAAAAATGTTGATTCTTCAGATGACATTGATAATTTAAGCAAACAACTTTCCTCATTAAAAGAAGAAGTTTCTAATCTAAAACAACAAATAAATAAGGAAGGCTAA
- a CDS encoding glutathione peroxidase, with protein MTNLYDFSVLNNVGEIIPLLNYQNKVLLIVNTASACGFTPQYAGIEELYKKYQDQGFEVLAFPCNQFGKQEQGDDNEIKDFCDLNFNISFDLFAKIEVNGENADPLYNYLTDQAKGILGSKTIKWNFTKFLINREGKVIKRFGSIDKPEKIENHVKELLSY; from the coding sequence ATGACAAATTTATATGATTTTTCAGTGCTTAATAATGTTGGCGAGATCATTCCATTATTAAACTATCAAAATAAAGTACTACTCATAGTTAATACCGCCAGCGCTTGTGGCTTTACCCCACAATACGCCGGCATCGAAGAACTTTATAAAAAATACCAAGACCAGGGCTTTGAAGTTTTAGCCTTTCCTTGTAATCAATTTGGTAAGCAAGAACAAGGCGATGATAATGAGATAAAAGATTTTTGTGATTTAAACTTTAATATTAGTTTTGATTTATTCGCCAAAATAGAGGTAAATGGCGAAAACGCTGATCCACTATATAACTACCTCACAGATCAGGCTAAAGGTATATTGGGTAGCAAAACTATCAAATGGAATTTCACCAAGTTTTTAATAAATCGCGAAGGTAAAGTAATAAAGCGTTTTGGTAGCATTGATAAGCCTGAAAAAATAGAAAACCATGTAAAAGAGTTGCTTTCATATTGA
- a CDS encoding NAD(P)-dependent oxidoreductase: MKNVAFIGLGVMGYPMAGHLAKAGYQVTVYNRTTAKAIQWAHDFENSFAKTPKEAVEGADIVFACVGNDDDVRQVSYGDDGLFAGLKTGAIFVDHTTASAELARELNDVATKQGNYFIDAPVSGGQAGAENGQLTVMCGGDETIFSQVQSVMDAYAKFSQLMGPVGKGQIAKMANQICIAGLVQGLSEAFNFAERAGLDADKLVETISKGAAGSWQMENRYKTMFAGEYDFGFAVDWMRKDLAIAFSEADKYGAELPVTKMVDGFYEQVQQQGGSRYDTSSLISLLKDK; the protein is encoded by the coding sequence ATGAAAAACGTTGCCTTTATCGGGTTAGGAGTTATGGGCTATCCCATGGCTGGCCATTTGGCCAAAGCAGGTTACCAAGTTACGGTTTATAACCGCACTACGGCTAAAGCTATACAGTGGGCACACGATTTTGAAAACTCGTTTGCTAAAACGCCTAAAGAAGCCGTAGAAGGTGCCGATATAGTATTTGCTTGTGTTGGTAATGACGATGACGTTCGGCAAGTGTCTTATGGCGATGATGGTCTTTTTGCTGGCCTTAAAACGGGCGCAATCTTTGTTGATCATACTACAGCTTCTGCTGAGTTAGCCCGTGAACTAAATGATGTCGCGACAAAGCAAGGTAACTACTTTATTGATGCGCCTGTGTCTGGTGGCCAGGCAGGTGCTGAAAACGGCCAGCTTACGGTGATGTGTGGCGGTGATGAAACGATATTTTCCCAAGTTCAGTCAGTAATGGATGCCTACGCTAAGTTTAGTCAGCTGATGGGACCTGTGGGCAAAGGCCAAATTGCTAAAATGGCCAATCAAATTTGTATTGCCGGTCTTGTACAAGGGTTAAGTGAAGCATTTAACTTTGCTGAAAGGGCCGGACTTGATGCTGATAAATTGGTCGAAACCATTTCTAAAGGTGCTGCTGGTTCATGGCAGATGGAAAACCGATATAAAACCATGTTCGCCGGCGAATATGACTTTGGTTTTGCTGTTGACTGGATGCGTAAAGATTTAGCTATAGCGTTTTCTGAAGCTGATAAGTATGGTGCTGAATTGCCTGTGACCAAAATGGTTGATGGTTTTTATGAGCAAGTGCAACAGCAGGGTGGTAGTAGGTATGACACATCTAGCTTAATTTCATTGCTTAAAGATAAATAA
- a CDS encoding DUF4382 domain-containing protein, with protein MNKFNKSALALIISSSFFLIACDDDSSNNDPVAFNLSVSDAPVDNASKVVVCFSEITLKNEGVETVLPLKPNDVGLDECLDQDEMPITENLAINLLDAQGSTSIEISETIDIEPGEYQMRVAVPDYSGSYVMTDEDGDGIDEKVLIEVPSQELKFSKFTVTQGGDANFTLEFDLRKSMNIPNKEGAAWHLKPNGVRLIDNNEAGHIAGTVAESLLCKDEGGILTPTFVYLYTGSESDAALLGDMHYNEQGLYIGEGIEPLASTQVKTEVQSDGSYEIGFVAAGDHTLALTCSDDIPDAPNDMVFTNLQLLSVEKGNNELSFTK; from the coding sequence TTGAATAAATTTAATAAATCAGCTTTAGCACTAATAATATCTTCTTCTTTCTTTCTAATCGCCTGTGATGATGACTCATCAAACAATGACCCTGTTGCTTTTAATTTAAGTGTGTCAGATGCTCCTGTTGATAATGCCTCTAAAGTTGTTGTGTGTTTCAGTGAAATAACACTAAAAAATGAAGGGGTAGAAACAGTTTTACCATTAAAACCAAATGATGTTGGTTTAGATGAATGCTTAGACCAAGATGAAATGCCAATTACAGAAAACCTTGCTATTAATCTTCTTGATGCACAAGGCTCTACTTCAATTGAAATATCCGAAACTATTGATATTGAACCAGGTGAATACCAAATGCGTGTTGCTGTACCTGATTATAGTGGTTCATATGTAATGACCGATGAAGATGGTGATGGTATAGATGAAAAAGTACTTATTGAAGTTCCGTCACAAGAACTGAAATTTAGTAAATTCACCGTTACTCAAGGTGGCGATGCGAACTTCACTCTTGAGTTTGATTTACGTAAAAGTATGAACATTCCAAATAAAGAAGGTGCTGCTTGGCACTTAAAACCCAATGGTGTTCGTTTAATTGATAACAACGAAGCCGGGCACATTGCAGGCACTGTAGCTGAATCTCTTTTATGTAAAGATGAAGGCGGAATTTTAACTCCTACATTTGTCTACTTATACACAGGGAGTGAATCAGATGCGGCTCTATTAGGTGATATGCATTATAACGAACAAGGTTTGTACATAGGTGAAGGCATAGAGCCTTTAGCATCGACGCAAGTAAAAACCGAGGTTCAATCTGACGGTAGTTATGAAATTGGTTTTGTGGCGGCAGGTGATCATACTTTAGCGTTAACCTGTTCAGATGATATACCAGATGCACCAAACGATATGGTTTTTACTAATTTACAGTTACTATCGGTAGAAAAAGGTAATAATGAGCTAAGTTTTACCAAGTAG